A single genomic interval of Cucumis sativus cultivar 9930 chromosome 5, Cucumber_9930_V3, whole genome shotgun sequence harbors:
- the LOC101208709 gene encoding probable serine/threonine-protein kinase At1g09600 isoform X1, translating into MGCICSRDSSEPEDSSHKEPEKELNKSSVQLVAPSPSKREDMLLEIQLTRQASKANGGSVHKAKVNGGSVHRAKEDDESENKSVKAAKANNDNASVGGKQPDIFRLASLSKGAETELVMAGWPSWLASVAGEAIKGWVPRRADSFEKLDKIGQGTYSSVYKARDLETGKIVALKKVRFVNMDPESVRFMAREIYILRKLDHPNVMKLESLVTSRMSGSLYLVFEYMEHDLAGLAAVPGHKFTEAQIKCYVQQLLHGLEHCHSRGILHRDIKGSNLLVDNNGVLKIGDFGLATFFQPDQKQPLTSRVVTLWYRAPELLLGATQYGPGIDLWSCGCIVAELFAGKPIMPGRTEVEQMHKIFKLCGSPSEEFWRRTKLPHATSFKPQHRYKSCLSETFKSFPPSALALVNKLLAIEPEHRGSATLALRSEFFRTEPLPCDPSSLPKYPPSKEFDAKLRNEEERKKKAEAVKGRHPESVRRGSRDTKAVPTPEFNTQGDIPIKALPISKKTSTKFNPQEDGEPSRVVQNRYNHSTSMVHPTVAGSWGKPTGALRNHAELKTQKSQMHRSVGDLSASSLKKEDSVSNKDSGMGYVQKKNRIHYSGPLVPTGGTIEDMLKEHERQIQQAFRKARLDKAKTTKSYDD; encoded by the exons ATGGGCTGTATTTGCTCAAGAGATTCCTCAGAACCAGAGGATAGCAGTCATAAAGAGCCTGAAAAAGAATTGAACAAATCATCAGTCCAGTTGGTTGCCCCTTCTCCCTCAAAAAGAGAGGATATGTTGTTAGAGATTCAGTTGACAAGGCAGGCATCTAAAGCAAATGGAGGTTCTGTTCATAAAGCAAAGGTCAATGGAGGTTCTGTCCATCGAGCAAAGGAGGATGATGAATCTGAGAATAAATCTGTAAAGGCTGCAAAAGCAAATAACGATAATGCTTCAGTAGGTGGAAAGCAGCCTGACATATTTAGGTTAGCTAGCTTGTCTAAAGGGGCTGAAACTGAACTTGTCATGGCTGGATGGCCTTCATGGTTAGCTTCTGTTGCTGGAGAAGCCATCAAAGGGTGGGTGCCTCGGCGGGCTGACTCCTTTGAAAAGTTGGATAAA ATTGGACAGGGAACTTACAGCAGTGTATATAAAGCTCGTGACCTTGAAACTGGTAAAATCGTGGCACtgaaaaaagtaagatttgTAAATATGGATCCCGAAAGTGTCCGTTTCATGGCTAgggaaatttatattttgcgCAAACTTGATCATCCAAATGTTATGAAGCTTGAGAGTCTAGTCACTTCCAGAATGTCGGGCAGCTTGTACCTTGTTTTCGAGTACATGGAGCATGACCTTGCTGGCCTTGCAGCAGTTCCTGGACATAAGTTTACTGAGGCTCAG ATTAAATGTTATGTGCAACAATTGCTGCATGGACTCGAACACTGTCATAGTCGGGGAATTCTGCACCGGGATATCAAAGGTTCAAATCTTCTAGTTGACAATAATGGTGTGCTCAAGATTGGAGACTTCGGTCTTGCTACCTTTTTTCAGCCTGATCAAAAGCAGCCATTGACGAGTCGGGTTGTGACGTTGTGGTACAGAGCACCCGAGCTTTTGCTTGGTGCTACCCAATATGGACCTGGCATAGATCTCTGGAGCTGTGGTTGTATCGTCGCTGAACTATTTGCTGGAAAACCTATTATGCCAGGAAGAACGGAG GTGGAGCAAATGCATAAAATTTTTAAGCTCTGTGGTTCACCATCTGAGGAGTTCTGGCGGAGAACTAAGTTGCCACATGCAACCAGCTTCAAACCTCAACACCGTTATAAAAGCTGCCTTTCTGAGACATTTAAAAGTTTCCCTCCTTCAGCTCTGGCTCTTGTGAATAAACTACTTGCTATTGAACCAGAGCACAGAGGATCGGCTACTTTAGCCCTCAGAAGTGAG TTTTTCAGAACAGAACCTCTCCCTTGCGACCCGTCAAGCTTACCAAAATATCCTCCGAGCAAAGAATTCGATGCTAAGCTGcggaatgaagaagaaagaaa GAAAAAAGCAGAAGCTGTGAAGGGACGTCATCCTGAATCAGTAAGAAGGGGCTCAAGGGACACAAAAGCAGTTCCTACTCCCGAATTCAATACTCAAGGAGATATTCCTATAAAG GCACTCCCAATCTCGAAAAAAACGAGTACGAAATTCAACCCTCAAGAGGACGGTGAGCCTTCGAGAGTTGTGCAGAATCGGTACAACCATTCAACATCTATGGTGCACCCAACCGTTGCAGGTTCATGGGGTAAGCCTACTGGAGCCTTGAGAAATCATGCAGAGTTGAAGACACAGAAATCTCAGATGCATCGGTCAGTGGGAGATTTATCAGCCTCTTCTCTTAAGAAGGAAGATTCAGTGTCTAATAAAGATTCCGGAATG GGTTATGTTCAAAAGAAGAACAGAATACACTACTCAGGACCATTGGTGCCTACAGGGGGAACCATTGAAGACATGCTGAAGGAGCACGAGAGACAAATACAGCAGGCTTTTCGAAAGGCACGACTTGACAAAGCAAAGACGACCAAGAGTTACGATGATTAG
- the LOC101208709 gene encoding probable serine/threonine-protein kinase At1g09600 isoform X2, producing the protein MAFMVSFCCWRSHQRIGQGTYSSVYKARDLETGKIVALKKVRFVNMDPESVRFMAREIYILRKLDHPNVMKLESLVTSRMSGSLYLVFEYMEHDLAGLAAVPGHKFTEAQIKCYVQQLLHGLEHCHSRGILHRDIKGSNLLVDNNGVLKIGDFGLATFFQPDQKQPLTSRVVTLWYRAPELLLGATQYGPGIDLWSCGCIVAELFAGKPIMPGRTEVEQMHKIFKLCGSPSEEFWRRTKLPHATSFKPQHRYKSCLSETFKSFPPSALALVNKLLAIEPEHRGSATLALRSEFFRTEPLPCDPSSLPKYPPSKEFDAKLRNEEERKKKAEAVKGRHPESVRRGSRDTKAVPTPEFNTQGDIPIKALPISKKTSTKFNPQEDGEPSRVVQNRYNHSTSMVHPTVAGSWGKPTGALRNHAELKTQKSQMHRSVGDLSASSLKKEDSVSNKDSGMGYVQKKNRIHYSGPLVPTGGTIEDMLKEHERQIQQAFRKARLDKAKTTKSYDD; encoded by the exons ATGGCCTTCATGGTTAGCTTCTGTTGCTGGAGAAGCCATCAAAGG ATTGGACAGGGAACTTACAGCAGTGTATATAAAGCTCGTGACCTTGAAACTGGTAAAATCGTGGCACtgaaaaaagtaagatttgTAAATATGGATCCCGAAAGTGTCCGTTTCATGGCTAgggaaatttatattttgcgCAAACTTGATCATCCAAATGTTATGAAGCTTGAGAGTCTAGTCACTTCCAGAATGTCGGGCAGCTTGTACCTTGTTTTCGAGTACATGGAGCATGACCTTGCTGGCCTTGCAGCAGTTCCTGGACATAAGTTTACTGAGGCTCAG ATTAAATGTTATGTGCAACAATTGCTGCATGGACTCGAACACTGTCATAGTCGGGGAATTCTGCACCGGGATATCAAAGGTTCAAATCTTCTAGTTGACAATAATGGTGTGCTCAAGATTGGAGACTTCGGTCTTGCTACCTTTTTTCAGCCTGATCAAAAGCAGCCATTGACGAGTCGGGTTGTGACGTTGTGGTACAGAGCACCCGAGCTTTTGCTTGGTGCTACCCAATATGGACCTGGCATAGATCTCTGGAGCTGTGGTTGTATCGTCGCTGAACTATTTGCTGGAAAACCTATTATGCCAGGAAGAACGGAG GTGGAGCAAATGCATAAAATTTTTAAGCTCTGTGGTTCACCATCTGAGGAGTTCTGGCGGAGAACTAAGTTGCCACATGCAACCAGCTTCAAACCTCAACACCGTTATAAAAGCTGCCTTTCTGAGACATTTAAAAGTTTCCCTCCTTCAGCTCTGGCTCTTGTGAATAAACTACTTGCTATTGAACCAGAGCACAGAGGATCGGCTACTTTAGCCCTCAGAAGTGAG TTTTTCAGAACAGAACCTCTCCCTTGCGACCCGTCAAGCTTACCAAAATATCCTCCGAGCAAAGAATTCGATGCTAAGCTGcggaatgaagaagaaagaaa GAAAAAAGCAGAAGCTGTGAAGGGACGTCATCCTGAATCAGTAAGAAGGGGCTCAAGGGACACAAAAGCAGTTCCTACTCCCGAATTCAATACTCAAGGAGATATTCCTATAAAG GCACTCCCAATCTCGAAAAAAACGAGTACGAAATTCAACCCTCAAGAGGACGGTGAGCCTTCGAGAGTTGTGCAGAATCGGTACAACCATTCAACATCTATGGTGCACCCAACCGTTGCAGGTTCATGGGGTAAGCCTACTGGAGCCTTGAGAAATCATGCAGAGTTGAAGACACAGAAATCTCAGATGCATCGGTCAGTGGGAGATTTATCAGCCTCTTCTCTTAAGAAGGAAGATTCAGTGTCTAATAAAGATTCCGGAATG GGTTATGTTCAAAAGAAGAACAGAATACACTACTCAGGACCATTGGTGCCTACAGGGGGAACCATTGAAGACATGCTGAAGGAGCACGAGAGACAAATACAGCAGGCTTTTCGAAAGGCACGACTTGACAAAGCAAAGACGACCAAGAGTTACGATGATTAG